One genomic region from Athalia rosae chromosome 3, iyAthRosa1.1, whole genome shotgun sequence encodes:
- the LOC105685317 gene encoding zinc finger protein 436-like, with product MHLKMAYVPRNAKYLSNINSQQQSNMVGYNYPGHPPSSGAHHQQTDENRNENNCGNKEICQQNNQNNSQQSSETQTIRKVDAATMTDPLQIDFRLTSEYLARCSSTLGLPYVFKYEDNSNNSSHNFQDVRPKLEFEVEPQHVNGMLVYHCPECAYRFESRDALHEHLEDHRQRPHICDICGASLKRKEHLDRHKQGHNKDRPYQCSMCCKAFKRNEHLARHMIIHSGSKNQICTECGKAFYRKDHLKKHLQSHSGNRNKSNSSNSQNNQNAQNSNEAGLSNFAMIMRQVGPPPFSILRT from the exons ATGCACTTAAAAATGGCTTATGTTCCGCGCAATGCGAAATATTTGTCAAACATTAACTCTCAACAACAATCTAATATGGTTGGCTACAATTATCCTGGTCATCCCCCGTCATCAGGAGCACATCATCAGCAAACAGATgagaatagaaatgaaaataactgTGGAAACAAGGAAATCTGTCAGCAGAATAATCAAAACAATTCTCAGCAATCTTCAGAGACACAAACTATTCGGAAAGTAGATGCTGCAACGATGACTGATCCATTGCAGATCGACTTCAGATTAACCTCAGAGTACTTGGCTCGATGCTCAAGTACCTTAGGTTTGCCTTATGTATTCAAATATGAAGATAACAGTAACAACTCTTCTCATAATTTTCAAGATGTTCGGCCAAAGCTTGAGTTTGAAGTAGAGCCACAACATGTTAATG GTATGCTCGTGTATCATTGTCCGGAATGTGCGTATCGGTTTGAAAGTCGTGATGCTCTACACGAACATCTTGAAGATCATAGGCAGCGGCCACATATCTGTGACATCTGCGGCGCCAGTTTAAAGCGTAAGGAGCACCTAGATCGGCATAAGCAAGGTCACAACAAGGACAGGCCCTATCAATGCTCGATGTGCTGTAAAGCTTTCAAAAGGAACGAACATCTAGCTCGACATATGATTATTCACTCAGGtagtaaaaatcaaatttgtaccgaatgCGGAAAAGCATTTTACAGAAAAGATCACCTAAAAAAGCACCTTCAGAGTCATAGTGGTAATAGAAATAAAAGCAATTCAAGTAATTCGCAGAATAATCAGAATGcacaaaattcaaatgaagCGGGACTCAGTAATTTTGCAATGATAATGAGGCAGGTTGGCCCACcaccattttctattttacgcACTTAG
- the LOC105685522 gene encoding evolutionarily conserved signaling intermediate in Toll pathway, mitochondrial has product MTSIIRKSCIFIRSYPWVNGISILHNVKESMPEITRFISNTNMYQSKDENSKVGTSALEIYGFAQVKSKKKESFIEVLRMYESRDKYRRGHVEFIYSAMQHMQDFGVHKDLDAYKKLLDVLPKGKFIPSNRMQAEFMHYPKQQQCAIDVLCQMEDNGVIPDWEMEDQLLNIFGKWGYPLRKFWRMMYWMPKFKNASPWPLPQVLPNDPLELAKLAIDRITSVDVRRKITVFQSEDLPDSIDKTWIVSSISPDQKILLEKHPPNTPIYVEGPFRVWLKDCPLNYFILRGDRIEKPQPKPTDDDDVSNIDLPIWKSPSSKALTVDETVHEQEDGTIFSVCATGTSSRDSLLSWVRCLQEENSALANIPVLFTLKSPLGEVALSESDSIKDVKKIEVESNSKEE; this is encoded by the exons ATGACTTCAATCATTAGAAAATCGTGTATTTTTATTAGATCTTATCCATGGGTAAACGGTATATCAATTTTACACAATGTGAAGGAATCAATGCCTGAGATCActcgtttcatttcaaacACCAATATGTATCAATCGAAAGATGAAAACTCTAAAGTGGGCACTTCAGCTCTAGAAATCTATGGGTTTGCTCAAGTGAAAtctaaaaagaaagaaagtttcATCGAGGTATTAAGGATGTACGAAAGCAGAGATAAGTATAGACGGGGCcacgttgaatttatttactcaGCCATGCAACACATGCAAGATTTTGGGGTGCACAAGGACTTGGATGCCTATAAAAAGCTACTTGACGTATTGCCCAAAGGTAAATTTATTCCATCGAATCGAATGCAAGCTGAATTCATGCATTATCCAAAGCAACAGCAATGCGCCATAGATGTACTGTGTCAAATGGAGGATAATGGTGTCATACCCGATTGGGAGATGGAAGATCAACTCTTAAATATATTTGGAAAATGGGGATAtcctttgagaaaattttggaGGATGATGTATTGGATGCCTAAGTTCAAGAACGCTAGCCCATGGCCGTTGCCACAGGTTTTGCCAAACGACCCTCTTGAACTAGCCAAGCTAGCAATAGACAGAATTACTAGTGTTGATGTACGGCGTAAAATTACAGTTTTTCAGTCCGAGGATCTACCAGATTCGATTGACAAAACTTGGATTGTTTCTTCGATTAGTCCCGATCAGAAAATCCTGCTGGAAAAACATCCTCCCAATACTCCTATTTATGTAGAAGGACCATTTAGAGTTTGGTTGAAAGATTGTCcgcttaattattttattctaagAGGtgatagaattgaaaaacctCAACCAAAACCAACGGATGATGATG atgttAGTAACATTGATCTACCTATTTGGAAATCACCATCATCTAAAGCTCTTACAGTCGATGAGACAGTTCATGAACAGGAAGATGgtacaattttttctgtttgtgcAACAGGAACATCTAGTCGTGACTCGCTCTTATCTTGGGTTAGGTGTCTACAAGAAGAGAATAGTGCTTTGGCAAACATCCCTGTTTTATTCACACTAAAAAGTCCTTTAGGTGAAGTGGCATTATCAGAAAGTGATTCAATaaaagatgtaaaaaaaatagaagttgaATCAAATAGCAAGGAAGAGTag